The genomic segment GGTCCTGATGCATCTTTATGCTTACCGGGCGAATCCGAACATCGGCGCGATCGTGCATACGCACCCGCCTTATTGCATCGCCTTTACACTTGTGGAGCAGGAGCTGCCGATTATGTTCCCCGATCAGGCGGCGCTAGTAGGCAAGACGGTATATATTCCGTATGTACTGCCTACTACCGATAAGCTTGCAGATGCGCTAGTTGAAAAAGTGAATGCTGCCAGCTCGATTCTGCTGGGCAATCATGGACTCGTAACGACAGGGCGCAATCTGCGCGAAGCCTATTATCGTACGGAAGTGGTAGAAGAAAGCGCAAAAATTTTCCTGATCGCCAAAGCGATTAAGGAACCAAAAGTGCTGACGAAGGAAGAATTTGAAGAAATCGCATCGCTGGAGAGCGAGGCCTACCGTATCCAGCTGCTGCAAAAAATGCAGTAGATTTGCGTTGAATCCGCTAGGAGGAGGAGGAATGCAGGAATGGCAAATGCAGCGAAAACGGCGGCGACGGTCCTTGCCTTTGATCTGGGCGCAAGCAGCGGCAGGGCGCTGATCGGCAAGCTTGCTGCAAGTGCAGAGGGCGGCCGCAAGCTTGAGGTGACCGAGCTTCATCGTTTTCCCAACTATGCGGTGCAAATAGGGCGGCATCTGCACTGGGACATTTTGCGACTGCTTCAGGAGATGAAGGTTGCTATTCGCAAGGCGTTCCAACAGGGCTATCAGCCGTCCACCTTTGGTGTGGATACATGGGGAGTGGACTTTGGCCTGCTGGATGCGCATGGCGAGCTGC from the Paenibacillus sp. BIHB 4019 genome contains:
- a CDS encoding class II aldolase/adducin family protein, giving the protein MSSLEIREELCKYAKKTVANRLVVGPGGNISAKHEGKMYLSPSGFALDEIEPEQWVEVDIETGAVTDTGFRPSSEVLMHLYAYRANPNIGAIVHTHPPYCIAFTLVEQELPIMFPDQAALVGKTVYIPYVLPTTDKLADALVEKVNAASSILLGNHGLVTTGRNLREAYYRTEVVEESAKIFLIAKAIKEPKVLTKEEFEEIASLESEAYRIQLLQKMQ